A window of Columba livia isolate bColLiv1 breed racing homer unplaced genomic scaffold, bColLiv1.pat.W.v2 Scaffold_140, whole genome shotgun sequence contains these coding sequences:
- the LOC135577812 gene encoding olfactory receptor 14J1-like: DLGSISTIVPKSMANSLWNTRAISYTGCAAQVFLFLFLASAEYWLLTIMSYDRYVAICKPLHYGTLLGSRACVHMAAAAWATGFLYSLLHTANTFSLPLCKGNALGQFFCEIPQILKLSCSHSYLRELGLIVVSACLGFTCFVFIVVSYVQILRAVLRIPSEQGRHKAFSTCLPHLAVVSLFLSTLMFAYLKPLSISSPSLDLVVSVLYSVVPPAVNPLIYSMRNQELKDALRKLLRYSLLRVYKVCVMSLWLL; this comes from the coding sequence gacctgggctccatctccaccattgtccccaaatccatggccaattccctctggaacaccagggccatctcctacacaggatgtgctgcccaagtgtttctgtttctctttttagcttcagcagaatACTGGCTCCTCACtatcatgtcgtacgaccgctacgttgccatctgcaaacccctgcactacgggaccctcctgggcagcagagcttgtgtccacatggcagcagctgcctgggccactgggtttctctattctctgctgcacacggccaatacattttcactgcccctgtgcaagggcaatgccctgggccagttcttctgtgaaatcccccagatcctcaagctctcttgctcacactcctacctcagggaacttggacttattgtggtcagtgcctgtttaggttttacgtgttttgtgttcattgtggtgtcctatgtgcagatcttgagggccgtgctgaggatcccctctgagcagggacggcacaaagccttttccacctgcctccctcacctggccgtggtctccctgttcctcagcactctcatgtttgcctacctgaagcccctctccatctcctccccatccctggacctggtggtgtcagttctgtactcagtggtgcctccagcagtgaaccccctcatctacagcatgaggaaccaggagctcaaggatgccttgAGGAAACTACTTCGATACTCACTACTTCGGGTTTACAAGGTTTGTGTTATGTCACTGTGGCTGCTATAG